CGATCGCGGCCGGCACGGTCAACAGCAACTTCCGCATCGACACCGCCCGCGGCCGGTTTTTCCTGCGCATCAACGAGGGCAAGACCGAGGCGGACGTCCGCTACGAGGCCGACCTGGTCGACGCGCTCGCCGCCGCCGGGGTGCCGACCCCGCGGCCGCTGCGCGCCGGCGGCCGGCCCTACGCCCGGCACGGCAACCAGTTCGCCAGCGCGTTCGCGTGGGTCCAGGGCGTGCACCGATGCCAGGCCGGCGTCACGCCGGAGGACGCCTATCGGGTCGGCGCCGCCCTCGGCCGGCTGCACCGGGCCGGAGCGCCGCTCGCAGCGCGGTTCGACCGCCCGGGGATCTACACGTACGCCCACATCTGCGACCGGGTCGCCGCGATCCGTGCGGTTGGCGCACCCGAGCTGGCCGACGCCGAGGCGATGCTCGCGGACGAGATCGCGTGGCTCGACGACCGGGCCGACGTGCGCGCCGCCGCACCGCGCGGCGTGATCCACGGCGACCTGTTTCGAGACAACGTGCTGTGGGACGGCCGAGACCTCGCGGCGCTGCTGGACTTCGAGCAGGCGTGCACCGGCTCGCTGACCTACGACCTCGCCGTCGCGATCAACGCGTGGTGTTACGGCGACACATTCTCGCCCGCGCTGATCGCCGCGGTCGTGGCCGGCTACCACCGCGAGCGGCCGCTGACCGCCGCCGACCGCGACGCCCTCTACGTCGAATGCCGGGCGGCCGCGATGCGTTTCGCAGTGACGCGCATCACCGACATCCACCTGCGCGACACCACGGCCACCAAGGACTTCCGACGCTATCTCGAACGGCTCGCGCGCTGGCGATCACTCGGGCGGTCCGGCCTGGCTCGCCAGGCGGGTCTGGACCTGCTCTAGGTACTCGCGCAGGGCCGCCCGGTCGTCGTCCGTGAGGTCGACCCACTTGATGCCCATGTCCTGCGGTTCCTCCCGGTTGCACCATACGACCTCGCCCTGCAGCGACAGCTGCTTGCCCAGGTCGGGAAAGTTGACGACGACGTCGACCCGGGTGCCGACGTCTTCGACCGACGGCGTCCGAATGCAGATGCCGCCGAGCGACACGTTCTGGATCGCGTGGTACAGCAACACGTCGGTGCCCGCGTAGTCGACGTAGGCGTTGACCTCGAACCGCGGATGCGCGCGCGCG
This window of the Deltaproteobacteria bacterium genome carries:
- a CDS encoding PilZ domain-containing protein, with the translated sequence MLSQGASGEANVSDHARAHPRFEVNAYVDYAGTDVLLYHAIQNVSLGGICIRTPSVEDVGTRVDVVVNFPDLGKQLSLQGEVVWCNREEPQDMGIKWVDLTDDDRAALREYLEQVQTRLASQAGPPE
- a CDS encoding homoserine kinase, with amino-acid sequence MAAFTQLEDRDVRALAAKFHLGAVRDWAPIAAGTVNSNFRIDTARGRFFLRINEGKTEADVRYEADLVDALAAAGVPTPRPLRAGGRPYARHGNQFASAFAWVQGVHRCQAGVTPEDAYRVGAALGRLHRAGAPLAARFDRPGIYTYAHICDRVAAIRAVGAPELADAEAMLADEIAWLDDRADVRAAAPRGVIHGDLFRDNVLWDGRDLAALLDFEQACTGSLTYDLAVAINAWCYGDTFSPALIAAVVAGYHRERPLTAADRDALYVECRAAAMRFAVTRITDIHLRDTTATKDFRRYLERLARWRSLGRSGLARQAGLDLL